A window of the Henckelia pumila isolate YLH828 chromosome 3, ASM3356847v2, whole genome shotgun sequence genome harbors these coding sequences:
- the LOC140887109 gene encoding uncharacterized protein, which produces MEQNATIEEGEGRNGFELISSVSDKQSNLFRASVRYYSMFKGQAMDVADREKGRYSLIRDEENYQAGTYDKPLPCFGCGIGWFSFLVGFLCPLMWYYATILYLGSYYHKDPRERAGLAASAISALACSVLLFIIFIILLV; this is translated from the exons ATGGAACAGA ATGCTACTATTGAGGAGGGAGAGGGTAGAAATGGCTTTGAACTTATCAGTTCAGTTTCAGATAAGCAATCCAATCTTTTCAGAGCATCAGTTCGATATTATTCCATGTTTAAAG GACAAGCAATGGATGTTGCAGACCGGGAAAAGGGCAGATATTCTCTAATTAGAGATGAAGAAAACTATCAAGCGGGAACATACGACAAGCCTCTTCCATGCTTCGGCTGTGGAATTGGATGGTTTTC TTTCCTAGTTGGTTTTTTATGCCCTTTGATGTGGTATTATGCTACAATCTTATACCTTGGAAGTTACTATCACAAGGATCCAAGGGAACGGGCTGGGCTTGCTGCTTCTGCAATTTCT GCCTTGGCGTGCTCCGTCTTATTGTTCATAATCTTCATTATCCTACTCGTTTAG